The Sorangiineae bacterium MSr11367 genome window below encodes:
- a CDS encoding sigma 54-interacting transcriptional regulator yields MRVVGATEPLVRARMVTLPTVGVLVGADSSCEVRLEDPAVSRKHATIVPVAEGFEVSDLGSRNGTWLDGARITRVVAPAGATLGIGNSLVQLLPEEDSLDIPPSEATSFGDLFGSSEPMRRIFAILERASRSSAPVLLLGESGTGKELAARALHASSLRRGGPFVVFDCGAASTTLIESELFGHKKGAFTGAHRDHSGAFAAAHGGTLFLDEIGDLPLSVQPKLLRLLERSEVTPLGARAAERYDVRFVAATHRNLWSDVGAGHFRGDLYYRLAVVEIHLPPLRQRKDDIPPLVRALLRANGASDAEVGGPQLERLLRYAWPGNVRELRNVMARAVALGMPGAKFGDMPILLRTDGATREPIAQADMPYIEAKEALLARFDRDYCADLLNRSGPNLSEAARMAKIERKYLYRVLERAGIRPRDTQGDE; encoded by the coding sequence GTGCGCGTCGTTGGCGCAACGGAGCCGCTCGTTCGGGCGCGGATGGTCACCCTGCCCACGGTCGGCGTTCTCGTTGGAGCCGATTCCTCGTGCGAAGTGCGGCTCGAGGATCCCGCGGTGTCGCGCAAGCATGCGACCATCGTTCCCGTCGCCGAGGGATTCGAGGTGAGCGATCTTGGTTCCCGCAATGGGACATGGTTGGACGGCGCCCGGATTACCCGTGTGGTCGCGCCCGCCGGGGCCACACTGGGAATTGGCAATTCCCTCGTCCAACTTCTCCCCGAGGAGGATTCACTCGATATCCCTCCCAGCGAGGCCACCTCCTTTGGAGACCTCTTTGGATCGAGCGAGCCGATGCGCCGCATCTTCGCCATTTTGGAGCGCGCCAGCCGTTCGAGTGCGCCCGTTCTTTTGCTCGGCGAGAGTGGCACGGGCAAGGAGCTGGCTGCGCGTGCCCTTCACGCGAGCAGCCTCCGTCGCGGTGGGCCATTCGTCGTGTTCGATTGCGGTGCCGCCAGCACGACGCTCATCGAGAGCGAGCTCTTTGGCCACAAAAAGGGCGCCTTCACGGGTGCTCACCGCGATCATTCCGGCGCGTTTGCCGCCGCGCACGGCGGTACGTTGTTTCTCGACGAAATAGGGGACTTGCCCCTGTCGGTGCAGCCGAAGCTCCTGCGCCTCCTCGAGCGCAGCGAAGTCACCCCGCTCGGTGCGCGTGCGGCCGAGCGTTACGACGTACGCTTCGTGGCGGCGACGCACCGCAATCTGTGGAGCGATGTCGGTGCAGGGCATTTTCGTGGCGACTTGTATTACCGACTTGCCGTCGTGGAGATTCACCTCCCGCCCCTCCGCCAGCGCAAAGACGATATTCCCCCGCTCGTGCGCGCCCTGCTTCGGGCCAATGGTGCGAGCGATGCGGAGGTCGGGGGGCCGCAGCTCGAGCGCCTTCTTCGTTATGCATGGCCGGGCAATGTGCGCGAGCTTCGCAATGTCATGGCGCGCGCCGTGGCGCTTGGCATGCCGGGGGCCAAGTTTGGAGATATGCCCATTCTCTTGCGTACCGATGGGGCCACGCGGGAACCGATTGCGCAGGCGGATATGCCCTACATCGAGGCCAAAGAGGCCCTGCTCGCGCGGTTCGATCGGGACTATTGCGCGGATCTCTTGAATCGCTCGGGCCCCAATTTGTCGGAGGCCGCGCGCATGGCCAAGATCGAGCGCAAATACCTGTACCGCGTCCTGGAGCGCGCCGGAATACGCCCGCGCGATACGCAGGGAGACGAATGA
- a CDS encoding serine/threonine protein kinase — protein MIAAGDVLELDSVPYRVGRELGQGGTGVVHEIHRVDDQGVEPLAIKVLRPDIDISEREREHFLLEAERMRRVPHSGLVGVLGAGTLVDGRPYLLMPRLRGECLSERLERGPLPPEEAIRIFAKLACAVHAVHAASMIHRDIKPENVFIVDGNPVLLDFGIARDMHAARSTTTAEGRIRGTPAYMAPERFFGEPASVASDIYELGVVLYFMLAGHLPWNSGTDVRQRLHPASPRLSGVSPGLTATVLEALSTRPEARFPDAEAFAARVEAVRFDIDASDSPDRLTVDIAIPVSKRTTVAWTPPAREWRGHGRVALGVLLLAVPAFAAMAMTGEHVAVPLVVTEPAEPAAPASAVDAAVAKIESAAQAASAPPSAPEPPKVARPTVRAPAASARARDDEVYFEDRR, from the coding sequence ATGATCGCGGCGGGCGACGTGTTGGAGCTCGACTCGGTGCCATACCGTGTGGGCAGGGAGCTCGGTCAAGGTGGCACCGGGGTGGTCCATGAAATTCACCGTGTGGACGATCAGGGGGTCGAGCCGCTGGCCATCAAAGTGTTGCGCCCGGACATCGACATTTCCGAGCGCGAGCGGGAGCATTTTCTCCTCGAAGCCGAGCGAATGCGCCGGGTTCCGCATTCCGGGCTGGTGGGTGTTCTCGGTGCGGGCACCCTGGTGGATGGTCGCCCCTATTTGCTCATGCCGCGCCTGCGCGGTGAATGCCTTTCGGAGCGCCTGGAACGTGGGCCCTTACCGCCCGAAGAGGCCATTCGCATCTTCGCGAAGCTTGCGTGCGCGGTGCATGCCGTGCACGCGGCGAGTATGATTCATCGCGATATCAAACCGGAGAACGTATTCATCGTCGATGGCAATCCGGTCCTATTGGATTTCGGGATTGCGCGCGACATGCATGCGGCGCGTTCGACGACCACGGCGGAAGGCCGCATTCGCGGTACGCCCGCGTACATGGCCCCGGAGCGATTCTTCGGCGAGCCGGCGAGCGTGGCGTCCGATATTTACGAGCTCGGCGTGGTGCTCTATTTCATGCTCGCCGGCCATCTGCCGTGGAACTCGGGAACGGACGTGCGTCAGCGCCTCCATCCGGCGAGCCCGCGCCTCTCGGGCGTTTCGCCCGGATTGACTGCTACGGTGCTCGAGGCCTTGTCCACGAGGCCCGAGGCCCGCTTCCCGGATGCCGAGGCGTTCGCGGCGCGGGTCGAGGCCGTGCGATTCGATATCGATGCATCCGATTCACCGGACCGGCTTACCGTGGATATCGCGATACCGGTGTCGAAGCGCACGACCGTCGCTTGGACGCCGCCTGCTCGTGAGTGGCGCGGCCACGGAAGGGTGGCACTTGGCGTGCTGCTCCTCGCGGTGCCGGCCTTTGCGGCCATGGCCATGACCGGGGAGCATGTGGCGGTGCCTCTCGTCGTCACGGAGCCTGCGGAGCCCGCCGCGCCGGCGTCCGCGGTGGATGCCGCGGTTGCGAAGATAGAATCGGCGGCGCAGGCCGCGAGCGCGCCGCCGTCGGCCCCCGAACCGCCCAAGGTTGCTCGTCCCACGGTTCGCGCGCCGGCCGCGTCGGCGCGTGCACGCGATGACGAGGTGTACTTCGAGGATCGGAGATGA
- a CDS encoding alanine and proline-rich secreted protein Apa, with product MQHRKLRWAQSIGLVMVSFSIGCGVLFPYPSSQSNAPPPSSSAPTASATALPPPAARHDTPPPADKAKPEYSKPEFEHSVEEREAFIAENTEGYVKEGAAVTRKLDGFTTSHHKLRRGRCYTMVVRLESGASFSPHAKKGLSFISREGRTASDGGPGVHGPGGVGSLGCPQKNVESEFDLKATWGSADDATHIHDLGTGPITMQLMSKPISEKELRDQQGDVDKQRASSCEYQYKSCLHGEHDPGRMTCAEEYERCMQRIHSAR from the coding sequence ATGCAACATCGCAAATTACGTTGGGCACAATCGATCGGGCTCGTGATGGTGAGCTTCTCCATTGGCTGCGGAGTGTTATTTCCCTATCCTTCGAGCCAATCGAACGCGCCCCCACCTTCTTCCTCCGCGCCAACCGCTTCCGCAACGGCCCTTCCCCCGCCGGCAGCGCGCCATGACACACCGCCGCCGGCCGACAAAGCCAAACCCGAGTATTCGAAACCCGAATTCGAACATTCGGTGGAAGAGCGCGAAGCCTTCATTGCGGAGAACACCGAGGGGTACGTCAAGGAGGGCGCCGCCGTCACCCGAAAGCTGGACGGATTCACGACGTCGCACCACAAGCTGCGGCGCGGCAGGTGTTACACCATGGTCGTGCGCCTCGAATCCGGGGCAAGCTTCTCTCCGCACGCCAAGAAGGGGCTCTCGTTCATTTCCCGAGAAGGCCGAACGGCCTCGGACGGCGGGCCGGGGGTGCATGGTCCAGGCGGGGTCGGCTCGCTGGGATGTCCTCAAAAGAACGTCGAGAGCGAATTCGATCTTAAGGCCACCTGGGGCAGCGCCGACGACGCGACGCACATCCACGACTTGGGCACGGGCCCGATAACGATGCAGCTCATGTCCAAGCCCATTTCGGAAAAAGAGCTACGCGACCAGCAGGGCGACGTGGACAAGCAGCGCGCTTCGAGTTGCGAATATCAATACAAATCATGCCTGCATGGTGAGCACGACCCCGGTCGCATGACGTGCGCCGAAGAGTACGAGCGCTGCATGCAACGGATTCACTCCGCCCGGTGA
- a CDS encoding DUF1566 domain-containing protein, producing MTALGVVAATVDCRAILGIEDDAPLLAPNMDGGDHADVPFDASRSDDGGDGGADGTSLLNIDRTEPQWLLPVASPPPSNYEVTDDTVLDKTTGLMWQRKIEGQPRQIWPEPPRVCAKLELAGYHDWRLPTRIEMVSLFDFGEDAPAVNPVLFPAAPAYALHWTISPYVVERRTAARWATDPFTGWSWFYDEYTSSESLPFRCVRAGNVSNAQPRFTVLEGQATVRDARTGLVWERGTAPKQSFADAKHRCESFRPPGYRLPNARELQTLIDETQTEVPIWYRVFDRAVQGTTTLWSSTYRRSHDGYILTDFVDGHSSPGWSNTVAGVRCVR from the coding sequence GTGACTGCGCTCGGCGTCGTCGCCGCCACGGTCGATTGCCGTGCCATTCTCGGCATCGAGGACGATGCTCCGCTTCTCGCACCGAACATGGACGGCGGCGACCATGCCGATGTGCCATTCGATGCGAGCCGCTCGGATGACGGCGGGGACGGTGGCGCTGATGGCACTAGCCTCCTGAACATCGATCGCACGGAGCCTCAGTGGCTCCTCCCCGTCGCCTCCCCGCCGCCATCCAATTACGAAGTAACGGACGATACCGTTCTGGACAAGACCACCGGGCTGATGTGGCAGCGGAAAATCGAGGGGCAACCGCGGCAGATATGGCCCGAGCCACCCCGCGTGTGCGCGAAGCTCGAACTCGCGGGCTACCACGATTGGCGGCTGCCAACCCGCATCGAGATGGTGAGCCTCTTCGATTTCGGAGAGGACGCGCCCGCCGTCAATCCGGTTCTTTTCCCGGCCGCTCCTGCCTATGCCTTGCATTGGACCATATCCCCGTACGTCGTGGAGCGGCGAACGGCGGCGCGCTGGGCCACCGACCCTTTCACGGGATGGTCATGGTTTTACGACGAGTACACTTCGAGCGAGTCGCTGCCCTTCCGGTGCGTGCGCGCGGGGAACGTTTCCAACGCCCAGCCGCGCTTCACGGTACTGGAGGGCCAAGCCACGGTGCGGGATGCGCGCACGGGGCTCGTTTGGGAAAGGGGCACGGCCCCCAAGCAAAGCTTCGCCGACGCCAAACATCGTTGCGAAAGTTTCCGGCCACCGGGTTACCGTCTTCCCAATGCGCGTGAACTTCAAACGTTGATCGACGAAACGCAGACCGAGGTACCTATTTGGTACCGCGTATTCGATCGTGCGGTGCAGGGCACGACGACGCTCTGGAGCAGCACCTACCGCCGGTCGCACGACGGATACATCCTGACCGATTTCGTGGACGGTCACTCCTCACCGGGCTGGAGCAACACCGTCGCCGGCGTGCGCTGCGTTCGCTGA
- a CDS encoding FAD-binding oxidoreductase, producing MTRLAGWGANVRADCVLREPETEAQVSAWIDREGTIARGLGRSYGDAALNGGGRVIGTTRLNRYIAFDDATGTLECEAGVSLEHILRHFAPRGWFPMITPGTKFVTVGGCIANDVHGKAHHAQGSFSNCVDRMTILLASGEIVAASRTENPDLFWGTFGGMGLLGIILTATLRLTKIETTYFRQKAIRVNDLEAMMAALDEHDHTFPYSVASLDVFATGARLGRGVLVVGDHATRDDLPSRFASDPLRVSGSPRLTVPFELPSFTLNRLSIRLVNAVVQQIQAHASTIAHYEGFVYPLDKLAHWNRGYGPTGFTQYQFVIPFTDGLQRMRDILTAILSSGALPFLNVLKRLGKESGGVLSFPQEGYTFAIDFPIRRNTPALLKRLDAMVLDAGGRVYLGKDSFLDAATFRAMYPNMDRWLELKAKYDPDGVFTSDLGRRIGLVAPSRHGHGGARS from the coding sequence ATGACCCGGTTGGCGGGCTGGGGCGCAAACGTGCGCGCCGATTGCGTGCTCCGTGAGCCCGAAACCGAAGCGCAGGTCTCCGCATGGATCGATCGCGAGGGGACCATCGCACGCGGGCTCGGGCGCAGCTATGGTGATGCCGCCCTCAACGGTGGCGGGCGCGTGATCGGAACGACGAGGCTCAATCGCTACATCGCATTCGACGATGCCACCGGCACGTTGGAGTGCGAAGCCGGCGTGAGCTTGGAGCACATCCTGCGGCACTTCGCCCCGCGGGGTTGGTTCCCGATGATCACGCCCGGGACGAAGTTCGTCACGGTGGGCGGCTGCATCGCGAACGATGTGCACGGAAAGGCTCACCACGCGCAGGGCAGCTTCAGCAACTGCGTCGACCGGATGACGATTCTGCTCGCGAGCGGCGAGATCGTCGCGGCCAGCCGCACCGAGAATCCGGACCTTTTTTGGGGCACCTTCGGCGGCATGGGCTTGCTAGGCATCATCCTTACGGCAACCCTCCGACTGACGAAGATCGAGACGACGTACTTTCGCCAGAAGGCCATTCGGGTCAACGACCTCGAGGCCATGATGGCCGCCCTCGATGAACACGATCACACCTTTCCCTATTCGGTCGCGTCGCTCGACGTCTTTGCGACGGGTGCCCGACTGGGGCGCGGTGTGCTCGTCGTCGGAGATCACGCGACCCGAGACGATCTGCCGTCGCGTTTCGCATCGGACCCGCTACGTGTTTCGGGCTCGCCGCGGTTGACCGTCCCCTTCGAGTTGCCATCGTTCACCCTCAATCGCCTGAGCATTCGACTCGTCAACGCGGTCGTCCAGCAGATCCAGGCCCACGCATCGACGATTGCCCACTACGAGGGATTCGTCTATCCGCTCGACAAGTTGGCCCATTGGAACCGCGGATATGGCCCCACGGGCTTTACGCAGTATCAATTCGTCATCCCGTTCACCGATGGTCTGCAGCGCATGCGGGACATCTTGACGGCGATCCTTTCCTCGGGCGCGCTACCGTTTCTCAATGTTCTCAAGCGCCTCGGAAAGGAGAGCGGCGGCGTGCTCTCGTTCCCGCAAGAAGGCTATACGTTCGCCATCGATTTTCCGATTCGAAGGAACACGCCGGCCCTGCTGAAGCGCCTGGATGCGATGGTGCTCGATGCCGGAGGCCGCGTTTACCTCGGCAAGGACTCGTTCCTCGACGCCGCCACGTTCCGCGCCATGTACCCGAATATGGATCGATGGCTCGAACTGAAAGCGAAATACGATCCGGATGGCGTGTTTACTTCGGATCTCGGACGGCGCATCGGCCTCGTCGCGCCCTCCCGCCACGGTCACGGCGGCGCGCGTTCATGA
- a CDS encoding ATP-grasp domain-containing protein — protein sequence MEDLSILFGRPQGGPDADDRFELEALAAEELGIESFAIPLDFVVDGDADRALRRLPRADGRTWLYRGWMLNEEEYTGLYEAMGERGEELVVDPESFAEATYAPNYIPLLGTRTAPARWTEGESIREAWEVAQELGPPPWIVKDHVKSAKEAWHRACFVPEGADFEDFATICEKLVELRGDRFERGFVVKKYLELATLQGWTPEQRRVTDEHRLVFWNGDLVAHAPYYDVDTELEAPAQFGDIGRILSSPFFTADVARLACGGYTVLEINDGGCSTWPEQMDPRDMYRAMLRRGSSPGLKTDH from the coding sequence ATGGAAGACCTCAGCATTTTGTTCGGCCGCCCGCAGGGTGGGCCGGATGCCGATGATCGGTTCGAGCTCGAAGCCCTTGCCGCCGAGGAACTCGGCATCGAATCCTTTGCCATTCCGCTCGATTTCGTCGTCGACGGCGACGCGGATCGCGCCTTGAGGCGCCTTCCGCGCGCCGACGGTCGTACGTGGCTTTACCGCGGATGGATGTTGAACGAGGAGGAATACACGGGACTCTACGAGGCCATGGGAGAGCGTGGCGAAGAGCTCGTGGTCGATCCCGAGAGCTTTGCCGAGGCGACCTACGCGCCCAACTACATTCCTCTTCTCGGAACACGCACCGCGCCTGCGCGCTGGACGGAGGGGGAGAGCATCCGCGAGGCATGGGAGGTCGCGCAGGAGCTCGGCCCGCCGCCTTGGATCGTGAAGGACCACGTGAAGTCGGCCAAGGAAGCATGGCATCGCGCGTGTTTCGTCCCGGAAGGTGCAGACTTCGAGGACTTCGCCACCATTTGCGAAAAGCTCGTCGAGCTTCGCGGCGATCGCTTCGAACGCGGGTTCGTGGTGAAGAAGTACCTCGAGCTTGCGACGCTTCAGGGCTGGACGCCGGAGCAGCGTCGGGTCACCGACGAGCACCGCTTGGTCTTCTGGAACGGAGACCTCGTCGCGCATGCTCCGTATTACGACGTGGACACGGAGCTCGAAGCGCCCGCACAGTTCGGCGACATCGGTCGAATCCTGAGCTCGCCGTTTTTTACGGCGGACGTCGCGAGGCTCGCCTGCGGCGGTTACACGGTCCTCGAGATCAACGACGGCGGGTGCTCGACGTGGCCCGAGCAAATGGATCCTCGCGATATGTATCGTGCCATGCTGCGTCGAGGCTCATCTCCGGGACTGAAGACTGACCACTGA
- a CDS encoding peptidase M14, with product MALTFLNRRNLHGITPITALLALACSASSGTSLGDPSLVTVAEESGFTRTGRYDEVVRLCNEYPRRYLERVRCYKFGDTPEGRPMLAFVAGAKNTLEPATAKDRPVVLVQGGIHAGEIDGKDAGFLVLRDMLDGAGDLGKILDSVTVVFVPVFNVDGHERFGPNNRPNQVGPEEAGFRSTAHNLNLNRDYMKAESPEMVAMLRLMHNWDPILYVDTHVTDGAKFEHDVSIDVAPRLGGTEELREHGKNLSNAMLQALSSTGHLPIDFYPTLLETDNPASGFGVQLYPPRYSHGYRPLDNRLAILVETHSWKDYATRVKLTRELLVGLLRETTAKGRTWLDAAHAADGRTTDRLAGTEVPLAYTTTDHTVTFPFRGYAYQRVPSEISGMLWTKYDPSRPEIWNVPLHDEIRPTVTTRVPAGGYVVPAAYAQRVAEKLDAHGITYARVENGRRALPMEVFRADEVTTGSRPSEARQTASAKGKWVPEARDVPASSLFVPIKQAKAMVAVHLLDPQAPDSLFAWGFFNGHLEQKEYIENYVIEDIARQMLAKDPQLKSEFEGKVASDAAFAKDGAARLEFFYRRTPYWDERYRLYPIYRVEQAP from the coding sequence ATGGCACTTACTTTTCTAAACCGTCGAAACCTTCACGGTATTACTCCGATTACCGCGTTGCTTGCCCTGGCCTGCTCGGCATCCTCGGGGACGTCGCTGGGCGATCCGTCGCTGGTCACGGTGGCGGAGGAGAGCGGGTTCACGCGAACGGGCCGATACGACGAAGTCGTGCGGCTTTGCAATGAGTACCCTCGGCGCTACCTCGAGCGCGTTCGCTGCTACAAATTCGGCGACACGCCCGAGGGGCGCCCCATGCTGGCCTTCGTGGCCGGCGCGAAGAACACGCTGGAACCGGCCACTGCGAAAGACCGTCCCGTGGTGCTGGTGCAAGGAGGCATCCACGCCGGCGAGATCGATGGCAAAGACGCCGGGTTCCTGGTGCTGCGCGACATGCTCGATGGCGCCGGCGACTTGGGGAAGATTCTGGACAGCGTGACCGTGGTCTTCGTGCCCGTCTTCAACGTCGACGGCCACGAGCGCTTCGGGCCGAACAATCGTCCCAATCAGGTTGGGCCGGAGGAGGCGGGTTTTCGCTCGACGGCGCACAATCTCAATTTGAATCGCGACTACATGAAGGCGGAGTCGCCGGAAATGGTGGCGATGTTGCGTTTGATGCACAATTGGGATCCCATTCTCTACGTCGACACGCACGTGACGGATGGAGCCAAGTTCGAGCATGACGTCTCCATCGATGTCGCGCCCCGCCTCGGCGGAACCGAGGAGCTTCGGGAGCATGGCAAGAACTTGAGCAATGCGATGCTCCAGGCACTCTCGAGCACCGGGCATCTCCCCATCGACTTTTACCCGACGCTTCTCGAGACGGACAATCCGGCGTCGGGTTTCGGCGTGCAGCTCTATCCACCGCGGTACAGCCACGGCTATCGTCCGCTCGACAACCGTCTTGCGATTCTCGTGGAAACGCACTCTTGGAAGGATTATGCAACGCGGGTCAAACTCACCAGAGAGCTCCTGGTGGGTTTGCTTCGCGAGACGACCGCCAAGGGCCGCACCTGGCTCGACGCGGCGCATGCCGCCGACGGGCGAACGACGGATCGACTGGCCGGGACCGAGGTGCCACTCGCCTACACGACCACCGATCATACGGTGACCTTTCCGTTTCGCGGTTATGCGTATCAGCGCGTGCCGTCGGAGATCTCGGGGATGCTCTGGACGAAATACGATCCAAGCCGGCCGGAGATTTGGAATGTCCCGCTCCACGACGAGATCCGCCCCACGGTCACCACCCGGGTTCCCGCCGGTGGCTATGTGGTTCCCGCGGCGTATGCCCAGCGCGTGGCGGAAAAATTGGACGCCCACGGCATCACGTATGCACGCGTGGAAAACGGGCGCCGTGCCCTTCCGATGGAGGTGTTTCGCGCCGACGAGGTGACGACGGGCTCCCGACCCTCCGAAGCGCGACAGACCGCATCGGCCAAGGGCAAATGGGTGCCGGAGGCGCGCGACGTGCCCGCGTCGTCCCTGTTCGTGCCCATCAAGCAAGCGAAGGCGATGGTGGCCGTGCACCTGCTCGACCCGCAAGCACCCGATAGCCTTTTTGCTTGGGGCTTCTTCAATGGGCACTTGGAGCAAAAGGAATACATCGAGAACTACGTCATCGAAGACATTGCGCGGCAGATGCTCGCCAAGGACCCGCAGCTCAAGTCGGAGTTCGAGGGCAAGGTGGCCAGCGACGCGGCCTTCGCCAAAGATGGCGCGGCCCGCCTCGAGTTCTTCTATCGACGCACCCCATATTGGGACGAGCGCTATCGGCTGTATCCCATTTACCGCGTGGAGCAGGCCCCTTAG